DNA from Roseimicrobium sp. ORNL1:
ATGGGGGAAGGCTGGCGCCGCAGGTGCTCGGGGCGCTGCTGGAGTGGCTGGGTAAGAATGGGTACCGGTGTGTGGTGCCGTAAGAGCTTCCGGTGCCGAAATGAAATGTGTTGAGGTCGCGCGATTGATTCCACACAGAGATGAAAACCAGACCGTACAAGCGCCACGTTCTTCCGTTCCTGTTGCTGCTTTTGGCGATGCTGGTTCTTGGCCCGGGAACGTCTGCCGCAGAAGAGACGAAGCTGAGCCTCTTCGAAGCCACAGCAGCCTTGAGTCGCATGGTTTTAGGAAAGGACTGGGATGCGGTGCCGCATGCACGGCCGGTGCCTCCCGCGGATCAATTCAAAATGGACAAGGCGGGGCAATACACAGCTGGCCCATGGGCCATCCGTCTGGAGCGGAGAACATTTGTCTTCACCTTGTCTCACAAGGATGGAGGGTTCTGGCAACGCAGCGGAATATGTGCCCAGGACGACAAGCTCAAATGGCAAGCCAAGGTCGAACGAGAACTGCGCACTGCGCACTGCGCACTGACACCCTAGCTCCGCTTCCGCCGGCACACCATCAGGTGATTGTTGAAGAGCGCGCCTTTTCCCGGTGTCTGCATCTCCGTGATCTCCAATCCGGCATTCTCAAAGACGGTACCCAGTTCTTCCAGCGTGGGGTAACTTTCCGGAGGAGACTTCATCAGGCCAAAGGTGGCCATGACCTTGTCGGTGCCTGCGGTGATGCGATAGCGCCAGCTGGTGTCGCGAATGCCGCTGCGAATGATGAAGCTGCCGTCCGGAGACACGTGCGAGGCGCATTGCTGAAGGAGGGCGGCTTGTTCTTTGGCAGGCAGGTAGTGCAGCACATCCAGCAGGCACACGTGTCCCCGTGAGTCGGGCCACGCCTGCCGGGCATCCAGCGCATGGTAGCGCGGTGTAGGCGTGTACTGGGAAGCCACGTCCTGGGCGGACTTGATCTTTGCCGCATCAAAATCGATGCCGGTGTAGGCGGCGGAGACCCCGCTCTCGCGCAGATAAAAACCGAGCAGACCGCGGCCACAGCCCACGTCGAGCACGGGGAGATCCGTGGCGCGCAGCCAGGGCAACAGCGAAGCAAAAAGTGGGTCAACGGTGAGCTTCCACTTCACCCACTCCTGGTCGAACTTCGTGGCGAAGCGGACCGAGATGGCTTTTGCGATGGTCTTGCGCTCTGGAGCGATTTCCACGCCGCCGGGATGGGGATTAGAGGATGTCCGGGCCGTAGGGGGGCGAGGGGCTCAGGCTGGCGCGCAAGGCGCTGTCATCCAGAGCGCGGTCCACCACATCCTGCAGGGCGCGGGAGGCCAGCTCACGAAGCATGGGTACCGGGGAACCGCTGCCGGGAAGGTAGGCGCTGTTCTCACGCTCGCCGCTGTAGATGCGGCTGAAGACCACCTGGCCGCTGCTCACGCGCACCACGTTCACGCGAATCTTCGCATACGCAGCGGGGCGGATGACCTGGTCGCAGTCCAGCTTGAGGATCTCGCCGGTCAGCACATAGGGAGCGCCGCGTCCGGCCAGCATGCCACGGCTGCTCATGCCGTGGGCAAAGGCATTGCGCACCACCTGGTCCACCGGGATGCGGGTGTTCACACGCTCCAACGGGGTGCCGATGGGGGTGCGCACGGTGCCGATGTAGTAGCTGCCTTCACGGCGCATGTCCGCGAAGCGTCCGACGGACATCTTGCGGGGGCCGGGCGTGCCTTGGGAAAGGTTGGGCTGGTAGTCGAGGCTTACTGCTGTCGACGAGCAGTTTGCCAGCAGCAGGCCACCGGCCAGCGCCATAAGGCATCGCAGAAATGAAGCGCGGGAAATCATGTGGTCGATGTACCATGAAGCCGGAGGCGAATCAACACGCGATGTCCCGCGTGGTTGGCGTGCGCCCCCGGCGTATTATTCAG
Protein-coding regions in this window:
- a CDS encoding class I SAM-dependent methyltransferase yields the protein MEIAPERKTIAKAISVRFATKFDQEWVKWKLTVDPLFASLLPWLRATDLPVLDVGCGRGLLGFYLRESGVSAAYTGIDFDAAKIKSAQDVASQYTPTPRYHALDARQAWPDSRGHVCLLDVLHYLPAKEQAALLQQCASHVSPDGSFIIRSGIRDTSWRYRITAGTDKVMATFGLMKSPPESYPTLEELGTVFENAGLEITEMQTPGKGALFNNHLMVCRRKRS